The genomic interval atggaAATGGAACATTATCGATCAAATGTAAGTCATTTGATGATTCACATATCGTGCATTGGCACCGCCTCCTGTCATTAGCGCTACAtcattggcattggctccatctcttttggaaaatacaaaattaattataaGATCTTCAACACCCAATGTGTGTGTAAATGCAGCAACTACTATATATTGAACGCAATCGTTGATGTTCCCGAATTAATCGGGTGGAAATtcgctcgtcacacaggcaaaaatacatcgatttgctgTATAAAACTCCACCACGCCGCAACTTATAAAGGCTCCCACGTTTCAAATTGGTTGGGATTGTATGTTTCTGAACATTTGTGGATGAAATAATCTTCgttgaatcgcactacattgtccgatttttaaaataatgcgaaatatgttgaaaaaaaaacaacacaaatcacCTTGAAGAATTATCCGTGACATTTTACAACATctggtccttagcgccacctcggaagaaccatttgctcatttattaatgcatcgcaaaaaagtcGTGGCGCCCGTGGTTTACGGTCGTGTATGACATTGACAAGATTTTGGAAATGGGATTTAAACAAAGAATTAATCAATAAAGTTTAAATTGTTAAGTTATGTTTTGTGCCGCGTAAAagttaaaaataagtataaaatgtaGTATATCTGCCGTTATATTGCTCAGGCCGTAAGTCGGGAGGTGTTGCTGCACTTGATTGACCTGTACGTGACGTCACACCACTGTGCACATCATGCCGTCAATGAACCTCGATGGTTACAACATATCAGTGGAGGGTCGATGCACGGGTACCTTAGACCGGTAGGTGTATTATTAAACAGGGGGAATAGTAATTAGtttatatatatgagcctcgttaaTGCAAAAAGGGCTTATGcatgctgtccgcacaggctaatcggggacgacataCATTTTCTggattaactggatttttgcttagaagtgACTtcttttcaacgaaaaatactataACAGCGAAAAATGTCGTTCCgttttagcctgtgcggacttaacaGGGTAATCctggacgaccctttacgcacatgcattaagctcgaTTTTGCCGGAGCAAGGTTAATATATTTAATGCAGCGCCATTGGCTTCAATCTCATAAAAGCGCACATTCGCTCAACGTGATCGTTTGTGTTTGCCAAAATTACCGCGTGAAGTCACATATCataatttttatcaaattttgtCAGATCCTAAATTTTGTCAGATCCTTTATTACTACGATACATGCGACTGAGTTCGCAGCTTTTTCATATAAGCAACGAATTCACTTagtcagataaaagaaaacgctTGCGAagtcagataaaagaaaacgctTGCGGGTACGTAAAAGTGTTGTATAAAACGTTATTGGGACGGATATTATCAGTtagttttttgtatatttttttccgAAATTCCGATCATATGTTTACCATGTCCGTTCTTATTCAGATACAACGCCAACGAGGAGAACTTGAAAAGAAACTTCCCCGATTTAGTTCACGGCGGGGCATTCAAACCCGTCCAACCCGAAACGCAGCACGTGATAGACTGGCTGGACGACTACAATTTTGTAATCTCTGCCAACTTGCACGGTGGTGCTTTGGTTGCAAACTACCCCTGCGACTTTTATTTCTCAGGTCGTATGTCTTATTAAACCTTGATGACTTATAAACACAACGCAATAACAGAGAATGAGACATTCATTGGATTAGATTTGTTTATTAATGCATTGAATTAGTTGCAATTACTTGATTTAAATGCCTTacgttaaatttattttaagaccCAAAACAAGGTTTTTCCGGACCCTCGAAGACGGTGGATGACGACACTCCAGTATAAAGCTCTGACCTATGCAAGGTCACACTACACTATGTCTAAAAAAACTAATGGCAACGAATGCGGCGGGTACTTTAAGAATGGCATTACAAACGGAGCCGAGTGGAATCCTGTGTTAGGTAACTATATAAGTAACATAGCAAGCATACAACTACTTCTTTGAGCCGGTCTGTCTTTCGCTCGGTTTGAATGTCAGTCCGTAAACCATTTCGTTTCCGCGCGATATATTGAGAACGCATTTACTTACCATCGTCCAATTTGTGGGCTGGTTTCTTTGGAGGAAAGACGCCGTTCAATTTCTAGATCAACATGCGCATATCAAACGGGATTGGAACAGAAAATAATAAAAGTGCAATAGTCAAATTTACCCGTAGCCACCATCCCTTAAAGTAGACGTTCAGTGTAGTAAAATAAACATCTGAACATAACTTTGGCACAGTGTTCTCTAATAATTATGTACGATATTGGACTGCCTGTGGTAGGTTCTTTCAAGCATGAATCTTCTTTGACCTATTGTATATAAAATCATGTAGCAGCCATTTTAACGCGTATTTTTCACACTACCAAAATACCATTTTAATCCGATTTTATggaaatcaagtttatgcggaaagtcgGTGAaccattgtggactgcacaggcttatctgggaggacactttaagaACAAGCGTTAAGCACAGTTTTGCCAGAACGATGCGTACATGACTTCAATACCGTGAAATGCAGTGTAAACTCCTATACATTTGTATCCAAGCATGCAGTTAACTTTAATTGTAAGTTGCGAGTATTACAACTACCTTGCTGAAGGCATATGTGAAATCACAATAGAATTGTCCTGCTGCCATTTTCCGAGTGCTTCATCTCTATCCGATAACTGGGTGAAGAACAAAGACGCGTTGGTCAACTATCTATTGTTGGCTCACATGGGTAAGACATAGAGACCACTTTCACCGAAAACTACTTAGATAAGAATTGTAATCAGTTTGAAGTCCCTTTATAAATCAAATTACAATTAAgcacctttcttaatagattaaagtttgaaaggcttTTTTTCCCGAGGGGGtgatcacgtgacaaacaagatggcgacgctCATGCCAAGATTATTATCCGAGGTATTTTGCTCAGCTTAATACCCTTTATAACttgtgttaattgtttaaatgcatttttcaaCCATATCATACTCGCTGCGAATTTTTCTACAGAGGATCTGTAATTGTgtgacccgctaagaaatttctcAGCGAGTAAAATCGaaataaagagcgaatattaatacaatatGACTGTTAATAATTTTCTTGTCAATATTGCTGAAAAGTGAGCGGCATAGTTATACTTAATACAAGAAATAAAGATTGTACAACGGCGAAAAACAACTATATTGGCATTGACGCCACCATCTTGTTTGTCATAGAATAACCCCCTCTGCTTAAGCTACTGCTGACATACTGCACTGATTTACTGTTTGCATTTTCCATTTTAACTTGTATTCCGAGTTAAAAAGGTTAATGGGCTAGAAACAACTTTTACGTTGTATTTTACATAACTATAAATCCTCGTGTTTTTGATGTCGAGATTTCATTTCTAGGTGTAAAGGGATACATTCGGGACCAAAACAACATCTCGTTGGATGGCGCTGTGTTGAACCTTGAAGGACGAGCATTCCCGACATTCAGGTTTAAACATGGCGGCCAGTACTTCCGACTCCTCATGCCAGGCACATATACTTTGAATGTGAGTCTTTAGTTTGCATGTttcaaatatcatatatattcgGTAACGTGTTTTATTTATCGTAATAAAACGGTTTTATCACATGCACATGAACCCATACATCAtgaatgtgttgtttttaattgtttgatgACTATAGACTTACTTCAGTACATTTGTTGTTCAGATGAGATATAGCCAAGATAGCTTAAGCCAACACGTTTTTATTCTGGTGTAACGTTTCACCGTTGCtgaatggatatggtgtccgcctaatgACCAGAATGTCACATGTTGGATTAAAACTGTGTGAGATATCTTCAGATCTCTTTTAAAGACGCTAAGTAGTTGTGCCTACCATGGAACCGACAAAAAAGCGATTCAATAAGCTGTGggctttcgatgtaatcgagctaaGTTTTAAAGGTTAAAACCAAGCAGGTGTGCGTTATTACCTTTTCTGTGATAACAAATAGTTTTCCTGTCTTATGACATGCTGTGTTCGgattaatatgcaaataaacatgTGCTTTGTTTATCATTGCAGGTCAGTTACAAGATCCACAAGGAGACCAAAAAGTTCATCGTGTCGACAGGCGTCGTCACACGCGTTGACGTCACTTTGGACCTTGACAAACTTGTAACTTCaaatgaaactgaaactgaaGCTGTGGACGCGGAAACTGAAACTAGCATACCTACTGAATCTACCacacttgaaacttgaaaaaacAGCTGAAACTAAAACTGAAAGTCACCCTAAAACTGTGGACGCTAtcaaaactgaaactgaaaccaACAAACGCGGTCCCTCGAGCGACGCGCTTCAATGCGCAGCCTCTTTGTCAATTATAGCTACGTTCTATGTGGTATCGCGTGCTCTAATGTATtgaccttttgcatgctgggaaatttgtcgtctgctgaaatgtcgtctgttgaatttctaaaattagcattttcttcgaatttttgtcaaaaaatactatcacaataaaaacagtttggatcctgatcatctggatccaaactgtttgcaaaggctttcaaaattcggtttcagcactgaaagagttaaggccgcaaacacaaacattttatCTTCCGCTAACAATATAAACGTTACTTTTTGTGAACGTGATCCTTCTTaaatctttaaaattaatttcgtgtaatttattgcatgaatcttatatatatatatatatatatatatatatatatatatatatatatatattagcaaaaCCGAGAAAATCATAGCTCGTCAAGTAATAGCTCTGTAATGTTACATGCATcctcaaaattgtttaaatgttctCGTCTAAGATTATTttgtgcagtccggacaggcaATCATTGACGATATTTTCagcttttcttgattttttttcgtttaaaataaggactcttcaaaacaaaattcaGACTAGGCGGAAATTGTTATAGTATTTGACTGGGTGTATCAGTTTTGTATCGTACTTGTgtttatgtaattgtttatttgtaaaatcagATTGTATTGTACGACACATAGTTGAATAAATATTAACCAGTCCCagattttttcaaagaaatgtATTCTTCAAGGGACATGAtcactttaagaaaaaaaaacgtcaaaaaataatgtatgcattatattatattatattatattacagcACCATAATACTCATGATTAAGAAAAGGCTAACGCAGTATGGTCGTTtatcactcccgctgaactacgttacaatgagaggtgcgtctgcacgacaacgcgatacggcgccataactacaacggttacggcgtctttccacagtttgttgacgatacgagacgttgttaaaataaaagttaaataacggtaattttaaatagtttttgtatgtgtaagccaatgtttatttaaatacggatATTGTGTTCCTCTTTCATAGCTTGCCATGTTATTTAGTCCTATATTATCgataaaatggaagttttacagacctgtatagacaactcataaaatcattggaatataattcaaaCTCTGACATTAAACtgaataaaatgcaaacaacgtaagcaagaaagaatattgaatcaatcttatcaagatctgtctcaaaatGAACTGCATGCAAGTGAAACGAGAtaaattttgatgaattaaaatgttacggcgtcttacagagagtgttacagtgcatttactacaacatgtttaaggttacggtatagtatcgacgggtactagaggtttcggtaaataacaagttcagtgaattgtatttatttaataatgttgtggaggtttcggtaaaatggatctttatagaggtatacctgcaatgaggtgttaatgacacctattattggattacatcaggggcatatatttgcaaaccagtgattaatttttaattgattaattaatgcaatgcctTCAGTAAAGAATttaggggcatgaatgagctaccactgaactttTTGAAAAGAATAATTttaggtaccaaaccaaaaaatgtagattgaattaaacatgtaactttattg from Dreissena polymorpha isolate Duluth1 chromosome 1, UMN_Dpol_1.0, whole genome shotgun sequence carries:
- the LOC127847283 gene encoding uncharacterized protein LOC127847283; translation: MTTLQYKALTYARSHYTMSKKTNGNECGGYFKNGITNGAEWNPVLGVKGYIRDQNNISLDGAVLNLEGRAFPTFRFKHGGQYFRLLMPGTYTLNVSYKIHKETKKFIVSTGVVTRVDVTLDLDKLVTSNETETEAVDAETETSIPTESTTLET